The genomic window GAGGCTCACGGCCAGACGCCGCGTTTGAGGTAGACCTCTTCCAGGTGCTTCAGCGATTCCACATAGGCGGCCTGGCGCAGGCTGATCGCCTGCTCCTGGGCAACCGCCACGACTTGCCGATAGGCCGCAATGAGTTTTTCCCGCAGCTTCGCATCCACCGTTTCGGCGCTCCAGTATTCGCTGTTGCGGTTCTGGACCCACTCGAAATAGGAGACGATGACGCCGCCCATGTTAGCGAGAATGTCAGGAATGATCGGTATCCCCTTATCCAGCAGCACCGCTTCCGCCTCGGTTGTGATCGGCCCGTTCGCCCCTTCAACAAGCAGCCCGGCGCGGATCAGGTCCGCATTGAGCTGGGTAACCACGTTTTCCATGGCCGCAAGCACCATGAACTCCACCTCCTGCGACCAGAACCGCGAGAGGTCGTCCACTTCACATTCCGGCATAAACCCTTTGATGCCGCCGTGTTGCCGCACATGGCTGGCCAGCTCTTTCGCGGAAATCCCGCCGGGGCAGATCAGCGTTGCGGTGTGGTCGTTCACGGCCACCAAGGCGGCGCCGAGCTCTTCGAGTTTCAAGGCGGCGTGCGAACCCACGTTCCCGAACCCCTGAATGGCAAACGTCGTGCCTTTCATCGGGAGGTTTTCCCCCTTCGCCCACTCCTCAAGGCAATAGACCGCCCCATAGCCCGTGGCACTGGCGCGCCCGACACTTCCGCCGCAGGCCACCGACTTCCCGGTTACCACGGCCTTGTCTTCGATCTTGCGGCCATACAGGTTGTGGTAGGTGTCCATCATCCAATCCATGTTCTGGGCATTGGTGCCCATGTCGGGGGCGGGAATATCATAGCTGGGCCCAATGTTATGGCCCAGCGCCACCGTGAAGCGGCGCGTAATCCGCTGGTTCTCCTCCGGGGAATGGTCGTTCGGATTATATTTGATCCCGCCCTTGGCCCCGCCAAGCGGAAGCTTGGCCAGGGCGCATTTCAGGGTCATCAGCATGGCCAGCCCCTTCACTTCATCCAGGCTGACCTCCGGCGAAAAACGCATGCCGCCTTTATACGGCCCCAACAAGTTGTTGTGCTGAATGCGGTAGCCCTTGAACAGCCGGTAGTTTCCATCGTCCATCTTCACCGGGAAATGGATCATCAGCTCCGCCTTGGGCTGGCTCAGGATCGCATGCACCTTGCCATCGAGGTTGACATAGGAAGCCATCTGCTCAAACCGCTCACAGACCCCTTCATACAGTTTTTTGTTAGATTCAGTCGCTGCAATGCTAGACTCGACACTCATGTTCAATTCTCCAGTTCATCCCCTTCTGCAAAACCACCTGACGACGCAAACAGGTTAGCGGGATCACCGTGCGGCATCCAGCCATCCCTCAAAAAAAGAGACAACCTCCATATCCTGGTTGGAGTGCGCGCGGTTTCAGGCTACCTTATGCGGATGAATTTTACCGCCATCGATTTCGAGACCGCCACGGGAAGCCGCAGCAGCGCCTGCGCCGTGGGCATTGTGACCGTGGAAAACGGCCAGATCCGGGAAGAATACTATTCGCTGATCCAGCCGCCGGGAAATGAATATTTCGGCATGAACATCGCGGTGCACGGCATCCGTCCGCAGGATACGGCCAATGCCCCGACCTTCGTGGAGCTCTATCCCGAAATCCGGAAACGCCTGCAATACCAGACCATCGTGGCGCACAACGAGGTGTTCGACCGCTCCGTGCTGCGGCGCACGATGGAATATTACGACCTCCACTACGGCGAATTGGGCCTGGCCGACCGCTGGGAATGCACGATGCGCATCTACAAGGCCAAAGGCTACGTCCCCTACAAACTCAACACCTGCTGCGAGCGCCTCGGCATTCCGCTCAACCACCACGAAGCCCTCTCCGACGCCATCGGCTGCGCCAAGCTCTATTTGCGGCGCTGATCTTTCTTCGCGCGCTTCAAGGCGGCCGCCTTTCTTTGGGCGTTCGTCTTGCGGGGCTTCTTTCCGCCGGCCGTTTTGTTGGCGGTGGCCGAGGGAGCCGAAACGCGCGGTGCCGGGTCAACGGTTTTGACGTCCTCGGCCGGTTCCAGTTTTTTGCACATGACGTTGTGGAAGTATGGGGGGATCTCCGACTCGAAGGTCATGCTCTCCTTGGTGAATGGATGAACCAGGGTGAGCGAGGCCGCATGCAGGCAAAGCCGCTTAACGCCCTGGCCCTTGACGCCATATTTCTTGTCGCCGGCAACCGGACACCCCTTGTCCGCCATGTGCACCCGGATCTGATGCTTGCGCCCCGTCAGGAGATCGATTTCAACCAGGCTGAAGTGTTCGGACTCCTTCAGCACCCGGTAGGCGGTTTTTGAACGCTTGCCGGTTTCGGATTTCTGGACCGAATACATGCGGTGCACGCTGTTTTCGAGCAGGAAGGACGTCACCAGCCCCTCTTTTTCCTTCAGCGTTCCAGAGAGCACGGCAACATATTTCTTCTGCGTGCCCGGCCAGTTCTTTTGCAGGAACTCCTTAACCTCTTCGCTCTTGGCGAACACCAGGATGCCGGAGGTCTCCTTGTCGAGACGATGCACGATATAGGCCCGGTTCCTCGACTTGGGGTTGCCCTTGCGCACATATTCATTCACCAGAAAATGCGCGGTGTTTTCCTTGATCTTCTCCGTGCCCACCGTCAACAGCCCATCGGTTTTTTCAACAACGACGATGTCCCGGTCTTCATAGAGGATCTCGAGCCCCTTGGGGGTGTGCTTCCGGGGCGGGCGCTTGAATGCTTTTTGTTTTTCGTGCATCGGGCTTTATTCCTCGCCGAACTTCTTGAGCTTGGGCAGTTCAATCTTCGCCACCGGGTTCTCCTTCTCCGGCTTTGCCCGGATGCCTTCCTTGCGAAGCACCTCGATATAGAACGCGGTGAGCCCGCGTTGCTCAGCATCGTTGATGCGGCCGTCGATCTCCGAAAGGTGAATGGCTTCCGCGGTCGCCTCGGTGTCGCCGAATTTGCAATCGAAGTCCCAGAAGTCGACCCCCTCCGGCAGCGCCTTGCGGCGCTCGCGCTTGATATATCTGCGCAACTCGCTCTTGGTGGCCTCGACCATGCGCGGATATTTGATTTTCGGGTGGGTCAGGTTAAATGTCTTTTTCATCGTATTGTTTCCTTTAGAGGCTGAACAGGTCGCCCTCGGGCAAGGCCGTGTTTTCAAAACCTTCGTCATCCGGCAAATCCTGGCCGGCGGATGCGGCGACCGCTAATTCGTCGCACCGCTCGTTTTCCGGGTGGTTACTGTGCCCTTTCACCCACGTGAATTCAACCTTGTGCTTTTCGCACAGGTCGAGCAGCTGCGCCCACAGGTCGGGATTCTTGGCGGACTTCGACGGCGACAGCATCCACCCCCTGGAGCGCCATTTTTTCGCCCAGCCCTGCTGCATGGCATTCACCACATATTTCGAATCGCTCGTCAGCACCACGTTGCACGGGCGCTTGAGCGAACGCAACCCCTCGATGCACGCCAGCAGCTCCATCCGGTTGTTGGTGGTCTTGCGGAATCCGCCGGAAAGCTCACGTTTGCGGGCACCGGCGATCAGCACCACGCCATAGCCCCCCGCGCCGGGATTCCCCTTGCAGGCGCCATCGGTATAGATTTGAACAACATCACTCATAGGTAGTTGGACAGGATCATTGAATGACAGGATAACATCATCCCGTCCCATAAAAAGATTAGGCGATCTCGCGGAACGTGATTTTCAGTTCGCGTTCCAGCTGGTCGATCCGCTTCTCATCGTGGCGCGTGATCAGCGCGAGCGAAATTCCGGTTTTTCCCGCACGCGCGGTGCGGCCGCTGCGGTGCGTGTAGTATTCGTTCTTTTCGGGCAACTGGTGGTGGATCACGAAAGAGAGCCCTTCGACATCGATACCGCGCGCGGCGACATCGGTCGTGATCAGGATGCGCGCGCGCCCCTTCTTGAACATGCGCATGATCTTGTCGCGCTCGGTCTGCATCAGGTCGCCGTGCAGCACCACGTTGGAGAAGCCGTGGGGTTCGAGCGCCATTCCGAAATCGATCGTATCCTGCCGGGTGCGGCAAAAGATCAGGCCGCGCTGCTCGCCGCGCTCCTTGAGGAAATCGACGATGCGCCCGAGCTTTTCGCCCTCGGTGCAACGGATATAGTGGTGGCGGATGTTCGGATTGACGATGTGCTGCTTGTCGATCTTGAGGAACGGGGCGTCGTCCGCCAGATGCTGGCTGATCATTTTCTTGATGCCCTTGGGCATGGTGGCGGAAAAGAGCCAGATGTGGCGGCCGCCCTTGGTGAGCTTCATGACCGAATCGATATCCTCGCGGAAGCCGAGCTTCAGCATTTCGTCGGCCTCGTCGAGCACCAGCGTGCGCACGTGCGTAAGATCGACCGCCTTGCGGCGCACCAGATCCATCAACCGGCCGGGGGTCGCCACCAGCACCTGGGTCGGCCGTTTGAGCGCTTCGATCTGCCGGTCGATCTTATCGCCGCCGCACACGACCTCCGAAAAAATCTTTTCGGCATATTTGGTGAAACGGAACAGCTGCTTCTGCACCTGCTTGGCCAGCTCGCGCGTCGGCGCAAGCACCACGCCCTGGATGTGCGGCTGCGAGGCATCGATGCCCGCGAGCAACGGAAGCCCGAACGCGGCGGTCTTGCCGGTGCCGGTCTGGGCCTGCCCGATAAAGTCGGTCTGTTTCCCGAGCACCATCGGAATGGCTTTCAGCTGCACCTCGGTGGGTTCGTTGATGCTCAACTCCGCCAAGCCC from Pontiella desulfatans includes these protein-coding regions:
- the rnhA gene encoding ribonuclease HI, encoding MSDVVQIYTDGACKGNPGAGGYGVVLIAGARKRELSGGFRKTTNNRMELLACIEGLRSLKRPCNVVLTSDSKYVVNAMQQGWAKKWRSRGWMLSPSKSAKNPDLWAQLLDLCEKHKVEFTWVKGHSNHPENERCDELAVAASAGQDLPDDEGFENTALPEGDLFSL
- a CDS encoding RluA family pseudouridine synthase; its protein translation is MHEKQKAFKRPPRKHTPKGLEILYEDRDIVVVEKTDGLLTVGTEKIKENTAHFLVNEYVRKGNPKSRNRAYIVHRLDKETSGILVFAKSEEVKEFLQKNWPGTQKKYVAVLSGTLKEKEGLVTSFLLENSVHRMYSVQKSETGKRSKTAYRVLKESEHFSLVEIDLLTGRKHQIRVHMADKGCPVAGDKKYGVKGQGVKRLCLHAASLTLVHPFTKESMTFESEIPPYFHNVMCKKLEPAEDVKTVDPAPRVSAPSATANKTAGGKKPRKTNAQRKAAALKRAKKDQRRK
- a CDS encoding Glu/Leu/Phe/Val family dehydrogenase; protein product: MSVESSIAATESNKKLYEGVCERFEQMASYVNLDGKVHAILSQPKAELMIHFPVKMDDGNYRLFKGYRIQHNNLLGPYKGGMRFSPEVSLDEVKGLAMLMTLKCALAKLPLGGAKGGIKYNPNDHSPEENQRITRRFTVALGHNIGPSYDIPAPDMGTNAQNMDWMMDTYHNLYGRKIEDKAVVTGKSVACGGSVGRASATGYGAVYCLEEWAKGENLPMKGTTFAIQGFGNVGSHAALKLEELGAALVAVNDHTATLICPGGISAKELASHVRQHGGIKGFMPECEVDDLSRFWSQEVEFMVLAAMENVVTQLNADLIRAGLLVEGANGPITTEAEAVLLDKGIPIIPDILANMGGVIVSYFEWVQNRNSEYWSAETVDAKLREKLIAAYRQVVAVAQEQAISLRQAAYVESLKHLEEVYLKRGVWP
- a CDS encoding DUF6172 family protein, producing MKKTFNLTHPKIKYPRMVEATKSELRRYIKRERRKALPEGVDFWDFDCKFGDTEATAEAIHLSEIDGRINDAEQRGLTAFYIEVLRKEGIRAKPEKENPVAKIELPKLKKFGEE
- a CDS encoding 3'-5' exonuclease — translated: MRMNFTAIDFETATGSRSSACAVGIVTVENGQIREEYYSLIQPPGNEYFGMNIAVHGIRPQDTANAPTFVELYPEIRKRLQYQTIVAHNEVFDRSVLRRTMEYYDLHYGELGLADRWECTMRIYKAKGYVPYKLNTCCERLGIPLNHHEALSDAIGCAKLYLRR
- a CDS encoding DEAD/DEAH box helicase, which encodes MKSFKELGIAADYCKGLAELSINEPTEVQLKAIPMVLGKQTDFIGQAQTGTGKTAAFGLPLLAGIDASQPHIQGVVLAPTRELAKQVQKQLFRFTKYAEKIFSEVVCGGDKIDRQIEALKRPTQVLVATPGRLMDLVRRKAVDLTHVRTLVLDEADEMLKLGFREDIDSVMKLTKGGRHIWLFSATMPKGIKKMISQHLADDAPFLKIDKQHIVNPNIRHHYIRCTEGEKLGRIVDFLKERGEQRGLIFCRTRQDTIDFGMALEPHGFSNVVLHGDLMQTERDKIMRMFKKGRARILITTDVAARGIDVEGLSFVIHHQLPEKNEYYTHRSGRTARAGKTGISLALITRHDEKRIDQLERELKITFREIA